The following are encoded in a window of Haloarcula halophila genomic DNA:
- a CDS encoding CopG family ribbon-helix-helix protein, with product MERVTLRIPKQQIEEVEQMVATGEYPNRSEAIRAAVREMLAEQENSERNGNRKRSWARA from the coding sequence ATGGAGCGTGTGACACTACGGATTCCGAAACAGCAGATCGAAGAGGTCGAACAGATGGTCGCAACGGGGGAATACCCCAACCGGAGCGAAGCGATCCGGGCCGCTGTTCGAGAGATGCTCGCCGAACAGGAGAACTCCGAGCGGAACGGTAACCGCAAACGGAGCTGGGCGAGGGCATAA